The Triticum aestivum cultivar Chinese Spring chromosome 7B, IWGSC CS RefSeq v2.1, whole genome shotgun sequence genome window below encodes:
- the LOC123157294 gene encoding ALBINO3-like protein 2, chloroplastic, with protein MALPLRLLGRIGGGGGRRGRLPPPLAALAHLSAASPHRGPTHEPPSPAPLHRFPAPAPPFAVPARSFSWYSRSPAPAAAEGAPANEGASAGKDFVYLDDASTVDYGEELAAAAGGAADAAVGVAAGGNGGGLSGFAMDSLIGVLDGFHNLTGLPWWITISASTVAMRLIILPALIVQFHKTAKIGQLFRKLPPPLPPPLSGRSYRDQYSLFQKKRRELGCPSFLWNFAYFSVQFPCFILWMASIRSMCLSNHPGLDNGGILWFNNLTEFPHGALGPVFPILVAGLHYLNVQISFQKSQAKHYPGVLGLLAKYYKIYLDILAIPLFLIAYVVPQGSLVYWTTNGLFHVAQQLSLRNDIVRKMLGLPDTGALAGNTSPKSLHEGQKIMQRWPLGDSRMQSKLESSTTPKFMFEDSKIMDENVSAESSSPEELLQQALQYLGAGCQDQAVPLIRTAIEKNPDLHIALIGMGQTLFSNKLFPEASVCFEHAIPKIEEQDPLLVLAYFSAGLSRKNQGDKETAIKLLQRLTELKEPEQVMNKACYFQGFIALGSILSNEGRKSEAAKYLRAATAYDPGVERFLKECEEAMEDQSSQQSTGPPNLKGP; from the exons ATGGCACTCCCGCTCCGACTCCTCGGccgcatcggcggcggcggcggccgccgcggccgcctcccgccgccgctcgccgccctcgcccacctCTCCGCCGCCTCGCCACACCGAGGCCCCACCCACGAGCCGCCCTCTCCTGCCCCTCTGCATCGTTTCCCAGCTCCCGCCCCCCCTTTCGCCGTGCCCGCGCGGAGCTTCTCCTGGTACTCCCGCTCCCCCGCCCCCGCCGCGGCTGAGGGGGCCCCGGCTAACGAGGGCGCGAGCGCCGGGAAGGATTTCGTTTACTTGGACGATGCGAGTACCGTCGATTACGGtgaagagctcgccgccgccgcaggtGGCGCGGCGGATGCCGCCGTCGGAGTGGCCGCAGGTGGCAATGGAGGCGGCCTGTCGGGGTTCGCTATGGACTCTTTGATCGGCGTCCTCGACGGCTTCCATAATCTCACCGGTCTGCCATG GTGGATAACAATCTCCGCCTCCACTGTGGCCATGCGGCTAATCATACTCCCCGCCCTGATAGTACAATTTCATAAGACTGCTAAAATCGGCCAACTTTTTCGAAAAT TGCCCCCTCCATTGCCCCCTCCTCTATCAGGAAGGAGTTATCGTGACCAATACTCTCTTTTCCAGAAGAAAAGGCGAGAGCTTGGTTGTCCCTCCTTTCTTTGGAATTTTGCCTACTTTTCAGTTCAG TTCCCTTGCTTTATACTGTGGATGGCAAGCATCCGGAGTATGTGCCTCAGTAATCACCCTGGATTAGATAAT GGCGGTATTCTGTGGTTTAATAACTTGACCGAGTTTCCACATGGCGCTTTAGGTCCTGTTTTTCCTATCTTAGTTGCTGGGCTCCATTATTTAAATGTCCAG ATTTCCTTCCAGAAAAGCCAGGCAAAGCACTACCCTGGAGTTTTAGGTTTATTAGCAAAG TACTACAAGATTTACCTTGATATTCTGGCTATTCCTTTGTTTCTTATCGCATATGTGGTCCCTCAG GGGAGCCTGGTCTACTGGACTACCAATGGTTTATTTCACGTAGCTCAG CAATTGTCCCTCAGAAATGATATTGTCCGCAAGATGTTGGGATTGCCTGATACTGGAGCTCTCGCTGGTAATACATCTCCAAAATCTCTTCACGAGGGTCAGAAGATAATGCAG CGGTGGCCCCTTGGAGATTCTCGCATGCAATCGAAATTGGAATCGTCTACAACTCCAAAGTTTATGTTTGAGGATAGTAAAATAATGGATGAAAATGTATCTGCTGAGTCCAGTTCACCTGAGGAGCTTCTTCAA CAAGCGTTACAATATTTGGGAGCTGGCTGCCAAGATCAAGCTGTTCCGCTTATCAG AACAGCAATAGAGAAAAACCCAGATCTACATATAGCTTTGATTGGAATGGGGCAAACCTTGTTCTCAAATAAGTTGTTTCCTGAAGCCTCAGTGTGTTTTGAACATGCTATACCAAAG ATTGAAGAACAAGATCCTCTTCTTGTGCTTGCGTACTTTAGTGCGGGTCTTTCACGTAAAAATCAG GGCGATAAGGAGACGGCAATCAAGCTCCTGCAAAGACTAACAGAGCTCAAGGAACCAGAACAAGTGATGAACAAAGCATGCTATTTCCAAGGCTTTATTGCTCTAGGAAG TATACTATCAAATGAAGGACGGAAATCTGAGGCTGCGAAATACCTGCGGGCGGCTACTGCTTATGATCCTGGTGTTGAGAGATTTCTGAAGGAATGTGAGGAAGCAATGGAAGATCAATCAAGTCAGCAGAGCACTGGGCCACCCAACCTGAAAGGGCCGTAA
- the LOC123160923 gene encoding uncharacterized protein isoform X1 translates to MVVVGGGSGNAWAKEMTLRRRMASIFNKTREHFPSLKDYNDYLEEVEDMTFNLIEGIDVEAIEARIARYQQENAEQIYLSRAKRAEDLAAALKASRMVTVKAGPSDTAAGTSQGISGGAGVQGQYAPAAVPGGLNQPRPTGNAPQPIGGSSDPLHGYDEETMRLRAERGARAGGWTAELGRRRALEEAFNSIFV, encoded by the exons atggtgGTGGTGGGGGGCGGCAGCGGGAATGCGTGGGCGAAGGAGATGACCCTCCGCCGGAGGATGGCCAGCAT ATTCAACAAGACGCGGGAGCACTTCCCGTCGCTGAAAGACTACAACGATTACCTGGAGGAGGTGGAGGATATGA CATTCAACCTCATCGAAGGAATCGACGTCGAGGCGATCGAGGCTAGGATTGCCAGGTATCAGCAGGAAAATGCTGAGCAGATATACTTGTCGCGAGCTAAAAGG GCTGAAGATCTTGCCGCGGCGCTTAAAGCAAGCAGAATGGTCACTGTGAAGGCTGGCCCGAGTGATACG GCGGCTGGAACCTCCCAAGGTATTAGTGGTGGAGCAGGAGTTCAAGGCCAGTATGCACCTGCCGCCGTTCCTGGTGGGTTGAATCAGCCTCGTCCGACTGGTAACGCCCCGCAGCCAATCGGTGGTTCATCCGATCCTCTACATGGATATGATGAGGAGACCATGCGACTACGTGCGGAGAGAGGAGCTCGGGCAGGTGGTTGGACTGCTGAGTTGGGCAGGCGAAGAGCACTGGAGGAGGCATTTAACAGCATATTCGTATAA
- the LOC123160923 gene encoding uncharacterized protein isoform X3 — protein sequence MVVVGGGSGNAWAKEMTLRRRMASIFNKTREHFPSLKDYNDYLEEVEDMRIDVEAIEARIARYQQENAEQIYLSRAKRAEDLAAALKASRMVTVKAGPSDTAAGTSQGISGGAGVQGQYAPAAVPGGLNQPRPTGNAPQPIGGSSDPLHGYDEETMRLRAERGARAGGWTAELGRRRALEEAFNSIFV from the exons atggtgGTGGTGGGGGGCGGCAGCGGGAATGCGTGGGCGAAGGAGATGACCCTCCGCCGGAGGATGGCCAGCAT ATTCAACAAGACGCGGGAGCACTTCCCGTCGCTGAAAGACTACAACGATTACCTGGAGGAGGTGGAGGATATGA GAATCGACGTCGAGGCGATCGAGGCTAGGATTGCCAGGTATCAGCAGGAAAATGCTGAGCAGATATACTTGTCGCGAGCTAAAAGG GCTGAAGATCTTGCCGCGGCGCTTAAAGCAAGCAGAATGGTCACTGTGAAGGCTGGCCCGAGTGATACG GCGGCTGGAACCTCCCAAGGTATTAGTGGTGGAGCAGGAGTTCAAGGCCAGTATGCACCTGCCGCCGTTCCTGGTGGGTTGAATCAGCCTCGTCCGACTGGTAACGCCCCGCAGCCAATCGGTGGTTCATCCGATCCTCTACATGGATATGATGAGGAGACCATGCGACTACGTGCGGAGAGAGGAGCTCGGGCAGGTGGTTGGACTGCTGAGTTGGGCAGGCGAAGAGCACTGGAGGAGGCATTTAACAGCATATTCGTATAA
- the LOC123160923 gene encoding uncharacterized protein isoform X2 → MVVVGGGSGNAWAKEMTLRRRMASIFNKTREHFPSLKDYNDYLEEVEDMINLIEGIDVEAIEARIARYQQENAEQIYLSRAKRAEDLAAALKASRMVTVKAGPSDTAAGTSQGISGGAGVQGQYAPAAVPGGLNQPRPTGNAPQPIGGSSDPLHGYDEETMRLRAERGARAGGWTAELGRRRALEEAFNSIFV, encoded by the exons atggtgGTGGTGGGGGGCGGCAGCGGGAATGCGTGGGCGAAGGAGATGACCCTCCGCCGGAGGATGGCCAGCAT ATTCAACAAGACGCGGGAGCACTTCCCGTCGCTGAAAGACTACAACGATTACCTGGAGGAGGTGGAGGATATGA TCAACCTCATCGAAGGAATCGACGTCGAGGCGATCGAGGCTAGGATTGCCAGGTATCAGCAGGAAAATGCTGAGCAGATATACTTGTCGCGAGCTAAAAGG GCTGAAGATCTTGCCGCGGCGCTTAAAGCAAGCAGAATGGTCACTGTGAAGGCTGGCCCGAGTGATACG GCGGCTGGAACCTCCCAAGGTATTAGTGGTGGAGCAGGAGTTCAAGGCCAGTATGCACCTGCCGCCGTTCCTGGTGGGTTGAATCAGCCTCGTCCGACTGGTAACGCCCCGCAGCCAATCGGTGGTTCATCCGATCCTCTACATGGATATGATGAGGAGACCATGCGACTACGTGCGGAGAGAGGAGCTCGGGCAGGTGGTTGGACTGCTGAGTTGGGCAGGCGAAGAGCACTGGAGGAGGCATTTAACAGCATATTCGTATAA